aatgaaatattaCTTGGGATAATAATTAACCATCACCCTTTGGTTAATACTATGAATATCCAGGATTGTTATCGTTGTAGTTAGAGTATCACCATATACTGTTTTTGATAGATTATGCAGATTATAATACTAGTGGAATAAGATTTAGACTGTCATCAAAGTTagtggaagaaaaagcgcaaggattgatagCGCAATATGATCAATGTATGACAGCgaataagaaaatacaaAAGTATTTACAGTGTTATGTAGAATTGTTCATTCCCCTTCTATGGATTCATGAATTCGGAGGAGAGCTTTTAGTACACTCTTTATATACCTTTTATTATTGCGTTCATCAATAATTGAATCCCACCAACTATCacaaatttcaaacttCTGTTAAGTTACCTTTTTACCTAAAATCGGTTTTTAAGATAGATACTAGGCccaattttcaaaactcAAATGACGGGAATTTTATGGATAATTTGGTTAGAGGTCTCTAATGGCATCTGCTTGTTTAATTCAAAACGATTTGGTCAGATGTAAATAAATCTGTATCAATTTTATCGGCATTTACAACAGAAGTCGTTAAGTACTTAAGAATTAGTGGACATGGCCTCTAGTTTTTAATAGCTTTACTGTCATTTGGTGATTTGATAGAATACCTGGGATTTTCTATATCTCTTTTGAGCTCAAGTAAATAATTAAGGGACTGACCTCTCTAAAACGGGTCAATAGTAGTCCAAAAATCGTTATTGCAGAGGGTATTAGCACTTTTAacacctttttttttttttcatggaCATAATAAGTTCCTTCTTCTGTTGAATGACTGATAGCTTCAAGTATTTTATGACGCTTAGATGTAAAAAACAATTCGGTGAGGTAGAAGATTTTTGTTCGTCTTGTAAAGTTTACAAGAGAGCTTGATCAGAATAATTGGGCGGTAAAAGGAATAGTAGGGTGGATTAACTCTATCAATTAAGcgaaataaaaattaaataGTGGAGCTCTAGTCAGCAGATTCTTAATATTGTACGTTGGGCTTTGTTTTAGTTTACTATTGCCATTACAAATCAAGAAAGGAAGTTCTCGGATAATACAAAACCCCTGATTCTCTGTTGACGGtatttatttaattttataaattttGGTATTTCTATGAAGTTGCCCTcgtgaaaaggaaatatgaaaaattaaatgtCAAAAGCCACTTAACAGTTCCATAATCATCCAATTTTCTTACCAGCCTGACGTTCTATGCCTTCTTTTCTAATAAACCTTTATGTGCTTTTGTGGAGTCTATCTGGTTCACTAGTAAAGGCACTTCGCGGTTTCACGCCAAGACTGTTGAGCGTAAAAAGGGTAGAGTATTATAGATGATCCAAATGTTTGCAAACCGCCGCAGATTACGGAACTTACCAGTGATTAGTTCTATGAgttgtttttatttctttattgcCGCCACTTCGAACAATGACGCGAAATAGAATACGATTGCTACATATAATTCTATTAATTTATAAAGTTCTGGAATCTCGGTAATCTATAACGGATAGTGAGACCATAACTTTTTTGGTGGTTTATGTAGGTCGTTAAAATTACtgaaacaaaaatcaattaCCATCTATTAATTGCTGAGATTAAAAATTACTAATTTTATTACGATGTGTTGACGCAAGGAATTGCGGTCTCGTCTCTGTGACATCACGTAGTCAGTATATTGGGTATTCTCTTATAGTATCTATATAAAACATATATAGCATTGCATCTCCATTTACGAAGTACAATTCATTctataaaatattatccTGTACGACCACGTATTGATGACTCATCGTATAAGTCATCCAAGTATTAAATGGGAAGTAGTCATACTTTTTGTGTTACCCCATTTAACATGAGTTGTAAAGGTGAGAAACATATACGATTATTTTTCCCGGTAGATAAAACTTCCGGTCTCATATATTCGTAAATTTTtagttgataattagtgTTTCTGTAGCATTACTACTTCACAAGAACATCCCAACACTTCCACCGAACATTTCTAAAGCTTTACTTCTTACATAATACACTATACATTTTCTAGAGCCAAGAGTCATATACTTCTTACTGCGCAATTGAATGTATGGGTTTATGtatttgcaattttttcgttttaaCTTTTAGTACTAAATACTTTGTTTTAAatttctgaagaaaaaatgcaatgaaaatgataatcATCGCAATTTCGGAGAGTTCTTTGACTCTTCTAACTCAACTTTGTTTGGCTAATTTTAAAGTTATTCAGAGTTTACATGATACAGtgtttttatatataaaaactATTAGGAGCTCAGAAATTTAATAAATCATTGCACCACAGCATCAAGCTGTTAGGCAAATACGCACTCGCTGATTTTAATGTAAACAATACTTATAGTGAATAAACCCTCTGACTGCCGTAATTATTAAAAGAGCAACGGAAAGTTTTTCGTGTTTGTCAATATTTGTGGAATAGCAGAGTTGCAACTCCTCGAGGAGAGCATTATCAGTTGTCCAGTCTCTAAAGTTTAGTAGTAAATTTGCAGAGTCAAAGGGCAGTGGCTTTTTCCATTGGTGGGGGTCGTGCGGTAGCATTTTATCCAAATACAGTTGTATTTTGGCGATTTCTTGTGTGACTTCATCCATACTAAAAAGTAAATAGTCCTGCCCCATTACGATTTGTATTAGTGCCGCGATTCTCTGTATGTCGACGTTGCCATAGAGAAGATAGTGGGCGATTTTCCTAAACAGTTCCTGGGTTGCCTGTTGTATGGAGTTTATAAACGGTCGCCATACGACCAGAAATCTCCAGGCAGAGTTGACAACTACCAAAACGGAATCGTGATTTGTGTCCGCACCCAGTCTATACCAATCACTGAGAAGAcgttttcttgctcttcttATTTcgatatttctttttatgaGAAGGCACTCTCTAGATACACAGGCAGTTGCGTCCAGCAACTGCCGTACGGCCGTTCTCATGCTGTcgagaattttttttggagagATATTCTCAATATGAGGCTGTGTATGACTTATGAACTGTAGAAGGAGTACATCATCGATGTTTGAGGTGTGTGTTTTGTTTACTCTTCTCGTGACTATTTGGCCCTGAATAGCGAAGCGTGCGGTTACAAATTGGTCGTCTTGTTCAAGAAGGTAGGCGAGGACATTATCTATCAGTACAAACATCTTAGTAGTGTCTGAGGAGAGGGTTGATTgtttatgtatttttgcgaaatatatatatatattctacacagatatatacatatttgtttttcgggctcattctttcttctttgccaGAGGCTCACCGCTCAAGAGGTCCGCTAATTCTGGAGCgattgttattgttttttcttttcttcttctattCGAAACccagtttttgatttgaatgcGAGATAAACTGGTATTCTTCATTAGATTCTCTAGGCCCTTGGTATCTAGATATGGGTTCTCGATGTTCTTTGCAAACCAACTTTCTAGTATTCggacattttcttttgtaaacCGGTGTCCTCTGTAAGGTTTAGTACTTTTGTTTATCATATCTTGAGTTACCACATTAAATACCAACCCATCCGCcgatttatttttctgtGTAAGTTGATAATTACTTCTATCGTTTTCTATGCTGCGCATTTCTTTGAGTAATACAGTAATGGTAGTAGTGAGTTGAGATGTTGTTTGCAACAACTTCTTCTCCTCATCACTAATCTTACGGTTTTTGTTGGCCCTAGATAAGAATCCTAATATATCCCTTaattcaacttcttcttctgttgtTACACTCTCTGGTAACTTAGGTAAATTACAGCAAATAGAAAAGAgctttttatttatgtCCAGTATATTCGATTTGAACTCATCTGTTATTTGTGGATTTAAAAGGTCTTTAATGGGTATCTTATTCATTTTGTCTCGCTTATCtcctctctttttcttactcACTTCAAAGCTGATTCTAATCTCtcctttatatatatattttcaatttgcaGCAATTTATGTTTCAAAACATTAAGAGG
The genomic region above belongs to Saccharomyces kudriavzevii IFO 1802 strain IFO1802 genome assembly, chromosome: 3 and contains:
- the SKDI03G0070 gene encoding uncharacterized protein — translated: MFVLIDNVLAYLLEQDDQFVTARFAIQGQIVTRRVNKTHTSNIDDVLLLQFISHTQPHIENISPKKILDSMRTAVRQLLDATACVSRECLLIKRNIEIRRARKRLLSDWYRLGADTNHDSVLVVVNSAWRFLVVWRPFINSIQQATQELFRKIAHYLLYGNVDIQRIAALIQIVMGQDYLLFSMDEVTQEIAKIQLYLDKMLPHDPHQWKKPLPFDSANLLLNFRDWTTDNALLEELQLCYSTNIDKHEKLSVALLIITAVRGFIHYKYCLH
- the HMLALPHA2 gene encoding homeodomain mating type protein alpha2 (similar to Saccharomyces cerevisiae HMLALPHA2 (YCL067C); ancestral locus Anc_1.2), with translation MNKIPIKDLLNPQITDEFKSNILDINKKLFSICCNLPKLPESVTTEEEVELRDILGFLSRANKNRKISDEEKKLLQTTSQLTTTITVLLKEMRSIENDRSNYQLTQKNKSADGLVFNVVTQDMINKSTKPYRGHRFTKENVRILESWFAKNIENPYLDTKGLENLMKNTSLSRIQIKNWVSNRRRKEKTITIAPELADLLSGEPLAKKKE